A portion of the Chryseobacterium tructae genome contains these proteins:
- a CDS encoding helix-turn-helix domain-containing protein, producing MNESLDEIERYVIRRIKEIREYKSITQEELSLSIGKNIGFISQIEAPSKKAKYNLIHLNLIAIALGCSIKDFLPDEPIRDKKYDIKEIKK from the coding sequence ATGAATGAATCATTAGATGAAATAGAAAGATATGTTATAAGACGTATTAAAGAAATACGAGAATATAAGAGCATTACCCAAGAGGAGCTCTCTCTTTCTATTGGGAAGAACATTGGATTTATTTCACAAATAGAAGCTCCATCCAAAAAAGCAAAATATAATTTAATTCATTTAAATTTAATTGCAATCGCATTAGGGTGCTCCATCAAGGATTTCCTTCCTGACGAACCGATTCGAGATAAGAAATACGATATTAAGGAAATAAAAAAATAA
- a CDS encoding Fic family protein, with protein sequence MEYIWQSEDFPTFVFNKPEIVPLIQQFAHDLGEISGIVMGFSEENRRNLFAEIMLSEALKTSEIEGEYFSREDVMSSLKANLGIKDYHQSNRNKKANAIAHLMIEVQNSYHKPISEKILLDWHHILMDNEKGINAGQFRTGIEPMQVVSGKFGDFVIHYEAPPSEDLPLMVPQFLKWYNDFEMNDIGKIGEGVVLSALAHLYFETLHPFEDGNGRIGRALAEKALSEKLETPVFISISKSIEKDKNSYYEELKLAQRNLEVNSWMLYFCSILQDALLDSKNQALFTLKKTLFFNQFKSQLNERELKAIQKMTEMGENSFVGGMNAKKYMSINKISKATATRDLQHLSEIGVFLKSGGGRSISYQLNL encoded by the coding sequence ATGGAATATATTTGGCAATCAGAAGATTTCCCGACATTCGTATTTAATAAGCCAGAAATCGTTCCGCTGATTCAACAGTTTGCGCACGATTTGGGCGAAATATCTGGAATTGTGATGGGCTTTTCTGAAGAAAATAGACGAAATTTATTTGCTGAAATTATGCTTTCTGAAGCACTAAAAACATCAGAAATTGAAGGCGAATATTTTAGTCGGGAAGATGTGATGTCCTCACTGAAAGCCAATTTAGGCATCAAAGATTACCATCAAAGCAACCGGAACAAAAAGGCAAATGCCATTGCACATTTGATGATAGAAGTTCAAAACAGCTATCACAAGCCAATTTCCGAAAAAATACTTTTGGACTGGCACCATATCTTGATGGATAATGAAAAAGGAATTAATGCCGGACAATTTCGAACAGGAATAGAGCCTATGCAAGTGGTCTCGGGTAAATTTGGTGATTTCGTCATCCATTATGAAGCACCACCTTCTGAGGATTTGCCACTGATGGTACCGCAATTTTTGAAATGGTATAATGACTTTGAAATGAACGACATTGGGAAAATCGGAGAAGGTGTCGTGCTTTCGGCATTAGCGCATCTATATTTTGAGACGCTGCATCCTTTTGAAGATGGAAATGGTAGAATAGGACGTGCTTTGGCGGAAAAAGCTTTGTCCGAGAAACTTGAAACCCCTGTTTTTATTAGCATTTCAAAATCTATTGAAAAGGATAAAAACAGTTACTACGAAGAATTAAAGCTGGCTCAGCGAAATCTTGAGGTAAACAGCTGGATGCTATATTTTTGCTCAATATTGCAGGATGCTTTACTCGATTCTAAAAATCAAGCACTTTTTACTTTGAAGAAAACTTTGTTTTTCAATCAATTTAAAAGCCAACTTAATGAAAGAGAATTGAAGGCTATTCAGAAAATGACAGAAATGGGAGAAAATTCTTTTGTTGGCGGAATGAATGCGAAAAAGTATATGTCTATCAACAAAATTTCTAAAGCTACTGCAACCAGAGATTTACAACATCTTTCCGAAATTGGAGTTTTTCTAAAATCGGGTGGTGGCCGTTCCATTTCTTATCAATTGAATTTGTAA
- a CDS encoding toprim domain-containing protein has protein sequence MNCKQFNTIPLEEVLLSLGHLPTKQNEKEGWYLNPFANESQASFKINKGLNKWYLFSEGIGGNNVDLLKKYLNKTTSEVLFWAENQSFSSFQNQNFPDQKFENQSRNYEILDVNEIQHPALLEYLRERKVGNQTQFLNEIHYRMNDKNYFGIGFKNDSGGYEIRNKYSKICLGKKDISTIKNGSESLRIFEGFFDFLSFKNLENFLEKEPVDYLILNSVSMIHNIKSSLGNYENIELYFDNDEAGNRAVEMIKNENQSAEDCRVLYSDFKDLNDWMIHKNPLPERQVKQRRR, from the coding sequence ATGAATTGCAAACAATTTAATACAATCCCGTTGGAAGAAGTCCTCCTTTCTCTCGGACACCTTCCAACGAAACAAAATGAAAAAGAAGGATGGTATCTCAACCCCTTTGCCAACGAATCCCAAGCCTCTTTTAAAATCAATAAAGGTCTAAACAAATGGTACTTATTTTCAGAAGGAATTGGTGGAAATAACGTTGACCTATTGAAAAAATATCTGAATAAGACTACTAGTGAAGTTTTATTTTGGGCAGAAAATCAAAGCTTTTCTTCTTTTCAAAATCAAAATTTTCCTGATCAGAAGTTCGAAAACCAGAGTAGAAATTATGAGATACTTGACGTTAATGAAATCCAGCATCCTGCACTTTTGGAATATTTAAGAGAAAGAAAAGTTGGAAACCAAACTCAGTTCTTAAACGAAATTCATTATCGAATGAATGATAAAAACTACTTCGGAATTGGTTTCAAGAACGATTCTGGCGGTTACGAAATTCGTAATAAATACTCCAAAATTTGTTTGGGCAAAAAAGATATTTCAACCATAAAAAACGGATCAGAATCGCTTCGGATTTTCGAGGGCTTTTTCGATTTTCTTTCCTTTAAAAATCTAGAGAATTTTTTAGAAAAAGAACCTGTCGATTATCTCATTTTGAATTCCGTTTCGATGATTCACAATATTAAAAGTTCACTAGGAAATTATGAAAATATTGAGCTTTATTTTGACAATGACGAAGCAGGAAATCGTGCGGTTGAAATGATTAAAAATGAAAATCAAAGCGCAGAAGATTGTCGGGTTTTATATTCAGATTTTAAAGACTTAAATGACTGGATGATTCACAAAAATCCATTACCTGAAAGACAAGTCAAACAAAGGCGGAGGTGA
- a CDS encoding primase-helicase family protein, with product MSQKIPYIRVGTTYYKVIEKPLISGDKTSVLVRWNRETIVSDHGKTYVSTVPKFDGFCCIPEHLNYQQIVQGFYNIYNEIPFHPSSETEDLKSKIPFSLNFVAHIFGEQLEMGLDYLKILLQFPTQILPILCLVSKERATGKSTFIKWLREIFGLNMTYIKGDSFGSQFNSDWAAMLLVAIDEVFFDKKEITERLKYLSTTNKDKLEAKGKDREEIDFFAKFILCSNNEENFIQIDENEIRFWILKINPMKTENTEFLNNLISEIPNFLRFLIERPFSTEKKTRMWFSADEIRTKALQKLVFKNNNKLESKIIELLYEFFESNNDEEINVVPQDLLNMIIRMFRLTYWTRNDIRTLLKETWKLNPQNNGLTYIRYDLDFAGIFYQNNSVGRYFTIKKDFILNKRVEMLN from the coding sequence ATGAGCCAAAAAATCCCCTACATCCGAGTTGGAACAACCTATTATAAAGTAATAGAAAAGCCATTAATTTCTGGAGATAAAACTTCAGTTTTGGTTAGATGGAATCGAGAAACAATCGTAAGTGATCACGGAAAAACATATGTGTCAACTGTGCCAAAATTTGATGGTTTCTGTTGCATTCCGGAGCATTTAAATTATCAACAAATCGTTCAAGGTTTCTATAATATTTACAATGAAATTCCATTTCATCCTTCATCTGAAACGGAAGATTTGAAATCTAAAATTCCATTTTCTTTGAATTTTGTAGCGCATATTTTCGGTGAACAACTGGAAATGGGTTTGGATTATTTGAAAATTCTCCTGCAATTTCCAACACAAATTTTACCTATTTTATGTTTGGTGTCCAAAGAAAGAGCAACCGGGAAATCAACTTTTATCAAGTGGCTGAGAGAGATTTTCGGATTGAATATGACTTACATCAAAGGAGATTCATTCGGAAGTCAATTCAATTCCGATTGGGCAGCAATGTTGTTGGTGGCAATCGATGAAGTTTTCTTTGATAAAAAAGAAATTACAGAAAGATTGAAATATCTATCGACAACTAATAAAGATAAACTAGAAGCCAAAGGAAAAGACAGAGAAGAAATCGATTTTTTCGCCAAGTTTATTCTTTGTTCCAATAATGAGGAGAATTTTATTCAAATTGATGAAAACGAAATTCGATTTTGGATTCTGAAAATCAATCCGATGAAAACCGAAAACACTGAATTTTTGAATAACCTCATTTCCGAAATCCCCAACTTTCTTCGGTTTTTAATCGAAAGACCATTTTCAACGGAGAAGAAAACAAGAATGTGGTTTTCAGCCGATGAGATCAGAACGAAAGCACTTCAAAAATTAGTTTTCAAAAACAACAATAAGCTAGAATCCAAGATCATTGAATTGCTGTACGAGTTTTTTGAAAGCAACAATGATGAAGAAATTAATGTCGTTCCGCAAGACTTGCTGAATATGATAATCAGAATGTTTAGACTTACTTATTGGACGAGAAATGATATTCGAACTCTATTAAAGGAAACTTGGAAATTAAATCCACAAAATAATGGTTTGACTTACATCAGATACGACCTTGATTTTGCAGGAATATTTTACCAAAACAATTCAGTTGGTCGCTATTTCACCATAAAAAAGGATTTTATTCTTAATAAACGTGTTGAAATGTTGAATTGA
- a CDS encoding helix-turn-helix domain-containing protein, with protein sequence MDSNDISFENLPRAVAHLVSEIAEIKFLVERKEPPIIPVKRIPIDIVEACQIIGKAKPTVYTLVRKRLIPCYKNGKKLYFFEDELLDWISKGKKKTLQEIQSEAEASFRKNSRKANVDSNQNLQR encoded by the coding sequence ATGGATAGCAATGACATTTCATTTGAAAACCTGCCAAGAGCAGTAGCGCATCTGGTTAGCGAAATAGCTGAAATTAAATTTCTGGTAGAAAGGAAGGAACCTCCGATAATTCCAGTAAAAAGAATTCCGATTGATATTGTAGAAGCTTGCCAAATTATAGGTAAGGCAAAACCTACTGTTTATACTCTAGTGCGGAAAAGATTGATTCCCTGTTATAAAAATGGCAAGAAACTCTACTTTTTTGAGGATGAACTATTGGATTGGATCTCGAAAGGAAAGAAGAAAACATTACAGGAAATCCAATCTGAAGCGGAAGCCAGTTTCAGAAAAAATTCGAGAAAGGCAAATGTGGATTCTAACCAAAATCTACAAAGATGA
- a CDS encoding plasmid mobilization protein: protein MEKDFLQEFINQATKENEANIAQEKRKKYFQEIGRKGGLKTKQNKKLDKVISIRMTNSEYEILIQKQKKYPLKLATYIRNVLFEKELKINEFQTDEVLLKYGNHFKKISNLLRNREWNVFENKKEILENIENLIELIHQYLYSKTQKNE, encoded by the coding sequence ATGGAAAAAGACTTTTTACAAGAATTTATAAACCAAGCCACCAAAGAAAATGAAGCCAATATTGCTCAGGAAAAGAGAAAAAAATATTTTCAGGAAATAGGTCGGAAGGGCGGTTTAAAAACCAAACAAAATAAAAAACTCGACAAAGTTATTTCGATAAGAATGACCAATTCTGAATATGAAATTCTAATTCAAAAACAAAAAAAATATCCGCTAAAATTGGCTACTTATATCCGGAATGTTTTGTTCGAAAAAGAACTCAAAATTAATGAGTTTCAAACAGATGAAGTATTACTCAAATATGGAAATCATTTCAAAAAAATAAGCAATCTTTTGCGAAATCGGGAATGGAATGTTTTTGAAAATAAGAAAGAGATTTTAGAAAATATTGAAAATCTGATCGAATTGATTCATCAATATTTATATTCAAAAACTCAGAAAAATGAATAA
- a CDS encoding type I restriction-modification system subunit M, whose protein sequence is MNHAVHNKLVSFIWSIADDCLRDVYVRGKYRDVILPMVVLRRLDALLEPTKQHVLEEVVFQKETMKFTEWDDKGMTAASKYVFYNTSEWTLQSLHGSATNSQQILLGNFEDYLNGFSANVQEIIEMFKLRAQIKHMANKDVLLDVLEKFTSPDINLTPFEKLDTAGRKIPALTNLGMGYVFEELIRKFNEENNEEAGEHYTPREVIDLMTHMVFDPIKHKMPSVITIYDPACGTGGMLTESELFITDEEGEIKATNTSVYLFGKEVNDETYAICKSDMMIKGKDPEHIKVGSTLSTDEFAGTKFDFMLSNPPYGKSWASEQKYIKDGKDVIDNRFLIKLKNYWGEEEDADAVPRSSDGQLLFLMEMVDKMKAITNKNTIGSRIASVHNGSSLFTGDAGGGESNIRRYIIENDLLDVIIQLPNNIFYNTGITTYIWILSNNKPANRKGKVQLIDASEMYQKLRKNLGNKNCELTKQHIQEILNCYLELNELDKKETGNIGSKVFENADFGYYKVNIERPKRLKSQFTAEKIEVLKWDKAQPDFSKALFEKYGMEVYTGLEKYKKEIEDFAEKQDLSINAKQLSAFLKKENWEKQEALYQTAVRLMEVLGTDVFTNFNDFGNKVDEVLKGDKTKLSASEKKQILDTVSWYDEEADKVIKKTEKLSGQKLTDLLDYLSCTEKDLPYYGYFPVASSASATGKGEYTLYETESDLRDTESIPLKENIQDYFLREVKPYAEESWIALDSVKIGYELSFNKYFYQPAPLRSLEEVTKDILALEQEGDGLLAEILNF, encoded by the coding sequence ATGAACCACGCTGTACACAATAAACTAGTCTCCTTCATCTGGAGTATTGCCGATGACTGTCTGAGAGACGTCTATGTAAGAGGGAAATATAGGGATGTCATCCTGCCAATGGTTGTTTTGCGAAGATTAGATGCTTTGCTGGAACCTACTAAACAACACGTTTTAGAGGAAGTCGTTTTCCAAAAGGAAACAATGAAGTTTACCGAATGGGATGACAAAGGAATGACCGCTGCCTCGAAATACGTTTTCTACAATACCAGCGAATGGACTTTACAAAGTCTTCACGGTTCGGCAACCAACAGCCAGCAGATTTTGCTTGGAAATTTTGAAGATTACCTGAATGGCTTCAGTGCCAATGTGCAGGAAATTATTGAGATGTTCAAGCTTCGGGCGCAAATTAAACATATGGCGAACAAAGATGTATTGCTGGATGTGTTGGAGAAATTCACTTCGCCGGATATTAATTTGACGCCTTTTGAAAAACTGGATACTGCCGGAAGGAAAATTCCTGCGCTGACCAATTTGGGAATGGGTTATGTTTTTGAGGAACTGATTCGGAAATTTAATGAAGAAAATAACGAGGAAGCCGGAGAACACTACACGCCGAGAGAAGTTATTGACCTGATGACGCATATGGTTTTTGACCCGATTAAACATAAAATGCCATCGGTGATTACCATCTATGACCCTGCTTGCGGAACGGGTGGAATGTTGACGGAATCTGAACTTTTCATTACCGATGAAGAGGGCGAAATAAAGGCGACCAATACGTCGGTGTATCTTTTTGGGAAAGAAGTGAACGATGAAACCTACGCCATCTGTAAATCGGATATGATGATTAAGGGAAAAGACCCAGAACATATCAAAGTGGGTTCTACACTTTCTACGGATGAATTTGCTGGAACGAAATTCGACTTTATGCTTTCGAATCCGCCTTATGGAAAAAGCTGGGCGAGTGAACAGAAATACATCAAAGACGGAAAAGATGTTATCGACAACCGTTTTCTCATTAAACTGAAAAATTACTGGGGCGAAGAAGAAGATGCCGATGCAGTGCCGAGAAGCAGTGACGGACAATTGCTGTTCCTGATGGAAATGGTGGACAAAATGAAAGCCATTACCAACAAAAATACCATCGGAAGCCGTATTGCTTCGGTACACAACGGTTCGAGTCTGTTTACCGGTGATGCAGGCGGTGGCGAAAGCAATATCAGACGGTATATTATCGAAAATGATTTGCTGGATGTGATTATCCAGTTGCCGAATAATATTTTTTACAACACAGGCATTACCACCTACATCTGGATTCTGAGCAACAATAAACCCGCTAACCGAAAAGGAAAAGTACAGTTGATTGATGCGAGTGAAATGTATCAGAAGCTGAGAAAAAATCTCGGTAATAAAAACTGTGAACTGACAAAACAGCATATTCAGGAGATTTTGAATTGTTATTTGGAATTGAATGAACTGGATAAAAAAGAGACCGGAAACATTGGTAGTAAGGTTTTTGAAAATGCAGATTTTGGGTATTACAAAGTGAATATCGAAAGACCGAAACGTCTGAAATCCCAATTTACAGCCGAAAAGATTGAAGTGTTGAAATGGGACAAAGCACAACCCGATTTCAGTAAGGCTTTGTTTGAAAAGTATGGAATGGAAGTCTATACCGGACTGGAAAAATACAAAAAGGAAATAGAAGATTTTGCCGAAAAACAAGACCTCAGCATCAATGCAAAACAGCTTTCTGCATTTCTGAAAAAAGAAAACTGGGAAAAACAGGAAGCCTTGTACCAAACGGCAGTTCGGCTGATGGAAGTATTAGGAACAGACGTTTTTACCAATTTTAATGATTTTGGAAACAAGGTAGATGAAGTGCTGAAAGGCGACAAAACCAAACTGTCTGCTTCGGAGAAAAAACAGATTTTAGATACTGTAAGCTGGTATGATGAAGAAGCCGATAAAGTCATTAAAAAAACAGAAAAACTGAGCGGGCAGAAACTGACCGATTTGCTGGATTATTTAAGCTGTACAGAAAAGGATTTGCCTTACTATGGTTATTTCCCCGTGGCTTCGAGTGCCTCAGCCACCGGAAAAGGTGAATATACACTTTATGAAACCGAAAGTGATTTGCGCGACACCGAAAGCATCCCGCTGAAAGAAAACATACAGGATTATTTCTTACGAGAAGTGAAACCTTATGCCGAAGAAAGCTGGATTGCCTTGGATTCTGTAAAAATTGGTTATGAGTTGAGCTTCAATAAATATTTTTACCAACCTGCCCCATTGCGCAGTCTGGAAGAAGTGACCAAAGACATTTTGGCGTTGGAACAGGAAGGCGACGGATTGCTGGCTGAAATCTTAAATTTTTAA
- a CDS encoding transposase, whose translation MEKSTMTLTRRIQLLIDLPANEQKEMWEKLYRYQNRCFRAANLIVSHLYVQEMIKDFFYLTEGVQYKLADVNKDEMGIFTRSKTHTTARMVFDRFKGEIPTDILGSLNNTIQSTFSKNKVDYWQGSKSLRNFKKDIPIPLPVKCTTKMRYDVEKKAFCFNMFAIPVKTYLGRDFSDKRLIMERLLKAEIKLCTSQIQLKAGKIYWLAVFEFEKEDHLLKPEIIAEASLSLEHPIVVKANNARMNIGSKEEFLYRRLAIQASNKRIRAGVAYSRSGNGTKRKQKALHKTENLENRFVSHHLHLYSRQLIDFCIRQQAGTLILKNQEDKIGIAKEQEFVLRNWSYYELQTKIKYKAEKAGIELIIG comes from the coding sequence ATGGAAAAATCCACGATGACATTGACCCGAAGAATTCAGCTGCTGATCGATCTTCCTGCAAATGAACAAAAAGAGATGTGGGAAAAACTCTATCGGTATCAAAACCGCTGTTTCCGGGCAGCTAATTTAATTGTTTCTCATCTATATGTTCAGGAAATGATCAAAGATTTCTTTTACCTCACAGAAGGTGTCCAATACAAACTAGCGGATGTAAACAAAGATGAAATGGGAATATTTACACGATCGAAAACACACACAACTGCACGTATGGTTTTTGATCGCTTCAAAGGAGAGATTCCTACTGACATTTTGGGAAGTCTGAACAATACGATTCAATCCACCTTTTCCAAAAACAAAGTGGATTACTGGCAGGGATCAAAATCATTGCGAAACTTTAAGAAAGATATTCCAATTCCGCTTCCTGTTAAATGCACTACTAAAATGAGATATGATGTCGAAAAGAAAGCGTTTTGTTTCAATATGTTTGCTATTCCTGTTAAAACGTATTTAGGGAGAGACTTCTCCGATAAACGATTAATAATGGAACGACTCTTAAAAGCAGAGATAAAACTTTGCACATCACAAATCCAACTGAAAGCCGGGAAAATCTATTGGCTTGCCGTATTTGAATTTGAAAAAGAAGACCACCTTTTAAAACCTGAAATCATTGCTGAAGCATCTCTGTCATTAGAACATCCTATCGTGGTAAAAGCCAACAATGCGCGAATGAATATTGGCTCGAAAGAGGAATTCCTCTACCGCAGACTGGCGATCCAGGCCAGTAATAAAAGGATTCGAGCCGGAGTCGCTTATTCCCGTTCTGGAAATGGAACCAAACGGAAACAGAAGGCACTGCACAAAACTGAGAATCTGGAAAACCGTTTTGTGAGTCATCATCTTCATCTGTACAGTCGGCAGCTGATTGATTTCTGCATCCGGCAGCAGGCGGGAACGCTGATTCTTAAAAATCAGGAAGACAAGATAGGCATTGCAAAAGAACAGGAATTCGTGCTTCGCAATTGGAGTTATTATGAATTGCAGACCAAAATAAAATACAAAGCAGAAAAAGCCGGTATCGAATTGATCATCGGATAG
- a CDS encoding DUF2214 family protein, whose protein sequence is MKYFEYIVIYLSVLLVCVIGGALARISFLGKGGDEYTANIVFWSITALSILFYALIILFLDGIIVLFRKIFPKKGSSENSTEDLLPSKNPENVGEKQKQIIDENTPIYLVENSEENIVNQTTESVNLESIRKTQLQQKQQNESVKLQIALDYTRNQFALYVTDEDLDTLCNAVCFYSKKEEIPNGISVHTKELSNLDLYHFGWNLWNYFRPIKQEEISKLLKTVFVSLDDIDLDSIKSHLKDEPQKGNIKIQEDLTDYQKT, encoded by the coding sequence TTGAAATATTTCGAATATATTGTCATCTACCTTTCCGTTCTATTAGTATGTGTAATAGGGGGAGCGTTAGCAAGAATTTCTTTTCTCGGAAAAGGTGGTGACGAATATACCGCAAATATTGTATTTTGGTCAATCACAGCATTAAGTATATTATTTTATGCACTTATTATCTTATTTCTCGATGGTATAATTGTCTTATTCAGAAAGATTTTCCCTAAAAAAGGTAGTTCCGAAAATTCTACTGAAGATTTGCTTCCATCTAAAAATCCTGAGAATGTAGGGGAGAAGCAAAAACAAATAATTGATGAAAATACGCCAATCTATTTAGTCGAAAATTCGGAGGAAAACATTGTGAATCAAACTACAGAATCCGTAAATCTGGAATCTATAAGAAAAACTCAACTGCAGCAAAAGCAACAGAATGAAAGTGTAAAACTACAAATCGCTCTAGATTACACTCGGAATCAATTTGCATTATATGTAACAGATGAAGATCTTGATACACTCTGTAATGCCGTATGTTTTTACTCAAAAAAAGAAGAGATTCCTAACGGTATTTCTGTCCATACCAAAGAATTATCTAATCTAGACCTTTATCATTTCGGTTGGAATCTTTGGAATTATTTTAGACCAATAAAACAGGAAGAAATTTCAAAATTATTAAAAACTGTATTTGTTTCGCTTGATGATATTGATTTAGATAGTATCAAGTCACATTTGAAAGATGAACCTCAAAAAGGTAATATCAAAATTCAAGAAGACTTGACAGACTACCAAAAAACATAA
- a CDS encoding relaxase/mobilization nuclease domain-containing protein, whose amino-acid sequence MNNSATTRSITKIALEYNGNDKGTAEMISSNCLLSSNLEGQYLEMKTVADRNPKVKKWALTGYISQPDEIGRKLQDEEFAEIATRALRKIGVTNTNQYRLDIHNSTKHKHIHFIVNRIDISGKCTVKAHDIGKRFGEAVREVCKEKGLLTDVEIGIQKKQEMLKSLTDVIRSENNFDDLIVAMKKRGFEIQLSSNVKDGISGMRIVMEKDKNHQTERVYKAGYKLSEISNQLKISEIKSVFEMKKVVREAQQNADNLKEFRENLQQKGFSVKIQYKGDFKAGQKNEIQDLWINRIGKSQEKNGFFFRKNVGFSLSAIDSDLCDLVKSLTQSSVNNDAGNLLKTEKNESLIEIAGGLLGDFLNPTYVSQEEEELWKKKRKIKR is encoded by the coding sequence ATGAATAATTCGGCAACCACAAGGTCTATCACAAAGATTGCTTTGGAATACAATGGCAATGATAAAGGAACAGCCGAAATGATTTCGTCAAATTGTCTTTTAAGTTCAAATCTGGAAGGTCAGTATTTAGAAATGAAAACAGTAGCCGACCGAAATCCTAAAGTGAAGAAATGGGCATTGACAGGCTACATTTCTCAACCGGACGAAATTGGCAGGAAATTGCAGGATGAAGAATTCGCAGAAATCGCTACCAGAGCTTTAAGAAAAATTGGAGTGACAAACACAAATCAGTACCGATTGGATATTCACAACAGTACGAAACATAAGCATATTCATTTTATAGTAAACAGGATTGATATTTCGGGAAAATGCACTGTGAAAGCACACGATATCGGAAAGAGATTTGGTGAAGCTGTTCGAGAGGTCTGTAAAGAGAAAGGATTATTGACCGATGTTGAAATTGGGATTCAAAAAAAACAAGAAATGCTGAAAAGCTTAACCGATGTTATTAGGTCAGAAAATAATTTTGATGATCTGATTGTAGCAATGAAGAAAAGAGGTTTTGAAATTCAATTGTCTTCAAATGTCAAGGATGGAATTTCGGGAATGCGGATCGTGATGGAAAAGGACAAAAATCATCAAACTGAAAGGGTTTATAAAGCGGGATACAAATTGTCTGAAATTTCAAATCAATTGAAAATTTCTGAAATAAAATCTGTATTTGAAATGAAAAAAGTGGTCAGGGAAGCACAACAAAACGCTGACAACTTAAAAGAGTTTAGGGAAAATCTACAACAAAAGGGATTTTCTGTGAAGATCCAATACAAAGGAGATTTTAAAGCCGGTCAAAAAAATGAAATTCAAGATTTATGGATAAATAGAATTGGTAAAAGTCAAGAGAAAAACGGATTCTTTTTTCGAAAAAATGTCGGGTTCTCTCTGTCGGCAATAGATTCTGATCTTTGTGATCTGGTAAAATCATTAACTCAAAGTAGTGTAAATAATGATGCAGGTAATCTTTTGAAAACAGAAAAAAATGAAAGTTTAATAGAGATTGCAGGTGGATTATTAGGTGACTTTCTTAATCCAACCTATGTTTCTCAGGAGGAAGAAGAACTCTGGAAAAAGAAGCGGAAAATAAAAAGATAG
- a CDS encoding RNA polymerase sigma factor, translating to MKRTDPLPRKLTNLQMFELLKKGNPTALEHLHLRYKRLLFWVGWQVLKDDFVIDTIVQDTFLKLWLHRDTIESPDHITGFLRFVMKRDCIAYVSAPRNKFTRLMASLDSFENYQEYLAGYDPLKDKEYLHNQESDQNKFDEITKVLPVLNPKRKHLIELCLEYGFQYKPIAEAMGSSVTGISKEVSKAIDELRKILKVTSFEQPEEKPAHKKEQSEQLSSQQLEIIKRRFEQKSSFALIAQELQLPEKEVHREFLYAYQHLQNQNTSEIPL from the coding sequence ATGAAAAGAACAGACCCGTTGCCCCGAAAGTTGACCAATCTTCAAATGTTCGAACTGCTGAAAAAAGGCAATCCGACCGCTCTCGAACATCTTCATTTACGTTATAAAAGACTTCTTTTCTGGGTTGGATGGCAGGTGCTTAAGGATGATTTTGTAATAGACACGATTGTTCAGGACACCTTCCTCAAATTGTGGCTACACCGCGACACCATTGAATCGCCTGATCATATTACCGGCTTTTTACGGTTTGTCATGAAAAGAGATTGTATAGCGTATGTCAGTGCGCCAAGGAATAAATTCACCCGCCTGATGGCTTCTCTTGACAGTTTTGAGAATTATCAGGAATATCTTGCAGGTTACGATCCCTTGAAAGATAAAGAGTATTTACATAACCAGGAATCCGATCAAAATAAATTCGATGAAATCACAAAGGTGTTACCCGTTCTGAATCCCAAAAGAAAACACCTGATAGAACTTTGCCTGGAATATGGCTTCCAGTACAAACCGATTGCAGAAGCTATGGGAAGCAGCGTGACAGGCATCAGCAAGGAGGTGAGCAAAGCCATAGATGAGCTTCGGAAAATTCTTAAAGTCACTTCTTTTGAGCAGCCGGAGGAAAAACCTGCACATAAAAAAGAGCAGTCAGAACAACTCAGTAGCCAGCAGCTCGAGATCATCAAAAGACGGTTTGAACAGAAATCTTCGTTTGCGCTGATTGCACAGGAACTCCAACTACCGGAAAAAGAAGTTCATCGGGAATTTCTGTATGCATATCAACATTTACAAAATCAAAACACTTCTGAAATACCTCTTTGA